From the genome of Vicia villosa cultivar HV-30 ecotype Madison, WI linkage group LG2, Vvil1.0, whole genome shotgun sequence, one region includes:
- the LOC131648404 gene encoding large ribosomal subunit protein eL37x-like yields the protein MGKGTGSFGKRRNKTHTLCVRCGRRSFHLQKSRCSACAYPAARVRKYNWSVKAIRRKTTGTGRMRYLRNVPRRFKSGFREGTEAAPRKKGAVAA from the exons GGTAAGGGAACTGGAAGTTTCGGTAAGAGGAGGAACAAGACCCACACTCTCTGTGTCAGGTGCGGCCGCCGCAGTTTCCACCTTCAGAAGAGTCGGTGCTCGGCGTGTGCTTACCCAGCTGCTCGCGTCAGGAAAT ATAACTGGAGTGTTAAGGCAATCCGTAGAAAGACCACTGGAACTGGTAGGATGAGGTACTTGCGCAATGTTCCTCGCCGTTTCAAGAGTGGCTTCAGAGAGG GAACTGAAGCTGCACCTAGGAAGAAGGGAGCTGTGGCTGCTTAG
- the LOC131654137 gene encoding ras-related protein Rab7-like has product MASRRRMLLKVIILGDSGVGKTSLMNQYVNRKFSNQYKATIGADFLTKEVQYEDRLFTLQIWDTAGQERFQSLGVAFYRGADCCVLVYDVNVMKSFENLNHWREEFLIQASPSDPENFPFVVLGNKVDVDGGNGRVVSEKKAKAWCASKGNIPYFETSAKEGFNVEAAFECITKNALKNEPEEEVYMPETIDVGGGGRQQRSTGCEC; this is encoded by the exons ATGGCTTCTCGCCGGCGCATGTTATTAAAAGTCATCATCCTCGGTGATAGCGG ggTTGGGAAAACTTCATTGATGAATCA GTATGTGAATCGAAAGTTTAGTAATCAGTATAAAGCTACCATTGGAGCTGATTTTCTCACCAAGGAAGTTCAGTATGAAGATAGGTTGTTCACATTGCAG ATCTGGGATACTGCTGGTCAAGAGAGGTTTCAAAGTCTTGGCGTGGCTTTTTACCGAGGTGCAGATTGCTGTGTCCTTGTGTATGATGTAAATGTCATGAAATCTTTTGAAAATCTTAACCACTGGCGAGAAGAATTCCTTATTCAG GCCAGTCCATCTGACCCTGAAAACTTCCCATTTGTGGTGTTGGGAAACAAAGTAGATGTTGATGGTGGGAATGGCCGTGTT GTTTCTGAGAAGAAAGCAAAGGCATGGTGTGCTTCCAAGGGAAACATACCATACTTTGAGACCTCTGCAAAGGAGGGATTCAATGTTGAAGCTGCTTTTGAGTGTATAACAAAGAACGCTCTCAAGAATGAACCTGAAGAAGAAGT ATACATGCCTGAAACGATTGACGTTGGTGGCGGTGGACGGCAACAGAGGTCAACAGGCTGTGAATGTTGA
- the LOC131654136 gene encoding protein disulfide isomerase-like 1-6: MPKSLLHFSLTLLLLLTFNTITQCSDVDEFDELLALDDELERETEASGVKSSEAEVLTKAQRIVHELNNDNTERIVNGYEFVLVLGYAPWCSRSAELMPHFAEAANSLKEFGSSLVLAKVDADRYPKSGSFLGIKGFPTLLLFVNGTSQPYSGGFTSDDIVIWARKRTGAPVIRIGTEKAAEEFLKKYHTFLIGRFDKFEGPEYDEFVSAAKSDNETQFVEVSKVELARILYPDIKPTGYFLGIVKSEPERYTAYDGAFTSDEIIEFLGYNKFPLVTKMTEMNSVRVYSSPIKHQVFVFANNDDFKNLLDPLQEVARTFKSKIMFIYVDINDEDLAKPFLTMFGLEDSTNTVVAAFDKGMTSKFLLESKPTRSNIEEFCNNLVQGSLSTYFKSQPIPDNTEASVQVVVGKTFDDEVLNSEKDVILEVFTPWCFNCEDTSKQVEKLAKHYKGSSNLLFSRIDASVNEHPKLQVNEFPTLLLYKANDKTNPIKLPTKASLKELATLIKKHIKVKNEVAKDEL; this comes from the exons ATGCCAAAATCCCTCCTCCATTTCTCTCTCACCCTTCTCCTATTACTCACTTTCAACACCATTACACAATGTTCCGATGTGGATGAATTCGACGAACTCTTAGCATTGGACGATGAATTAGAGCGTGAAACAGAAGCCAGCGGTGTGAAATCATCTGAAGCAGaggttttaaccaaagctcaAAGGATCGTTCATGAGCTTAACAATGATAACACAGAGAGGATTGTGAATGGGTATGAGTTTGTTCTTGTTTTGGGTTATGCCCCTTGGTGTTCTAGAAGTGCTGAACTTATGCCCCATTTTGCTGAGGCTGCTAATTCTTTGAAGGAGTTTGGGAGTTCTCTTGTTTTGGCTAAGGTGGATGCTGATAGGTATCCTAAATCGGGTTCCTTTCTTGGGATCAAAGGGTTCCCTACTTTGCTTCTCTTTGTTAATGGCACCTCTCAGCCTTACTCTGGCGGTTTCACAAG TGATGATATAGTCATATGGGCAAGAAAAAGGACCGGTGCGCCTGTTATTCGGATAGGTACGGAGAAAGCAGCAGAGGAATTTCTGAAAAAGTATCACACTTTTCTCATTGGTCGGTTTGATAAATTTGAG GGCCCTGAATACGACGAATTTGTGAGTGCTGCAAAGTCCGATAATGAAACTCAATTTGTTGAAGTGAGTAAGGTGGAGCTTGCCCGAATTCTTTATCCAGATATAAAGCCTACTGGTTACTTCCTTGGGATTGTTAAGAGCGAACCTGAAAGATACACCGCATATG ATGGAGCTTTCACGTCGGATGAAATAATCGAGTTTTTAGGCTACAACAAATTTCCATTAGTTACAAAAATGACTGAAATGAATTCTGTCAGAGTCTACTCCAGCCCAATCAAGCACCAG GTTTTTGTTTTTGCAAATAACGACGACTTCAAGAATCTTCTTGATCCACTTCAAGAAGTAGCAAGAACTTTCAAGTCCAAG ATAATGTTTATATATGTTGATATTAACGACGAGGACCTCGCAAAGCCCTTTCTAACAATGTTTGGACTTGAAGATTCAACAAATACTGTGGTAGCTGCATTTGATAAAGGAATGACCTCAAAGTTTTTGTTGGAGTCAAAACCAACACGAAGCAATATTGAA GAGTTCTGCAATAATCTTGTGCAAGGTTCTTTGTCAACTTATTTCAAGTCGCAGCCAATACCAGATAAC ACTGAAGCTAGTGTCCAAGTTGTTGTCGGAAAAACATTTGATGACGAAGTTTTGAACAGCGAGAAGGACGTGATTTTAGAG GTATTCACACCTTGGTGTTTCAACTGTGAGGACACAAGCAAGCAAGTAGAGAAATTGGCAAAGCACTACAAAGGATCAAGTAATCTACTATTTTCGAGGATAGATGCTTCAGTAAATGAACATCCAAAACTGCAA GTGAATGAGTTCCCGACACTTTTGCTTTACAAAGCAAATGATAAGACAAATCCG ATCAAGCTTCCTACAAAAgctagtttgaaagaattggccacattgatcaagaaacacataaaagtcaagaatgaAGTCGCGAAAGATGAGCTATAG
- the LOC131654140 gene encoding uncharacterized protein LOC131654140 translates to MQSAKSESDITSLAPSSPSRSPKRPVYYVQSPSRDSHDGDKSSVMHATPISNSPMESPSHPSFGRHSRNSSGSRFSGIFRSSSSRKGGRKRNDKGWPECGVILEEGSYREFEDKAFARRFQALIAVFTFVVVFTVFCLIIWGASRPYKAEVTVKSLTVHNLYVWEGTDFTGVPTKILTLNSTMHMNIYNPATFFGIHVHSSPINLVYSEISIATGELKKHYQPRKSHRLVSVNLEGNKIPLYGAGSSMTVSQTGSVEVALVLKFEISSRGDVVGKLVRTTHHKEVACPLVINSSGTKPIKFKKDSCTYE, encoded by the exons ATGCAATCTGCAAAATCAGAATCTGATATAACTAGTTTAGCTCCTTCATCTCCATCAAGATCTCCAAAGAGACCTGTATACTATGTACAAAGTCCTTCAAGAGACTCACATGATGGAGATAAGTCATCTGTCATGCATGCTACTCCAATATCGAATAGTCCTATGGAGTCGCCTTCACATCCTTCGTTCGGGCGTCACTCGAGAAACTCATCCGGTAGTAGGTTTTCGGGGATTTTCAGGTCGTCTTCGAGTAGGAAAGGCGGTAGGAAGAGGAATGATAAAGGGTGGCCGGAGTGTGGTGTGATTCTTGAAGAAGGTTCTTATCGAGAATTCGAGGATAAGGCTTTCGCGAGGCGGTTTCAAGCTTTGATTGCAGTGTTTacttttgtggttgtttttacTGTGTTTTGTTTGATCATTTGGGGTGCTAGCAGACCTTACAAAGCAGAAGTTACTGTCAAG AGCTTGACAGTACATAATCTATATGTTTGGGAGGGTACAGATTTCACTGGTGTGCCAACAAAAATTCTGACACTCAATAGCACTATGCACATGAACATCTATAACCCTGCTACATTTTTTGGCATCCATGTCCACTCTTCACCCATCAATCTTGTTTACTCAGAAATCAGTATCGCAACCGGCGAG TTGAAGAAACACTATCAGCCACGAAAGAGTCACCGGTTGGTATCAGTGAACTTGGAAGGTAACAAGATTCCACTTTATGGAGCTGGATCAAGCATGACAGTTTCGCAAACGGGTAGCGTTGAAGTAGCACTTGTGTTGAAGTTTGAAATCAGTTCGCGCGGAGATGTTGTTGGGAAGTTGGTAAGGACGACGCATCATAAGGAAGTCGCGTGTCCTTTGGTTATTAATTCTTCAGGAACAAAGCCTATTAAGTTCAAGAAGGATTCATGCACATATGAGTGA